A genomic segment from Aegilops tauschii subsp. strangulata cultivar AL8/78 chromosome 1, Aet v6.0, whole genome shotgun sequence encodes:
- the LOC109743845 gene encoding uncharacterized protein — MADNRSAAAAAVGPLLLPRKKSSSGAAQYTRSASHAGDELRSFRACLRWMCIDHTDGPRSAGSWAVFFLLAVAAPAAVTLALPASAPPRPLDGQVQVSLTLAAMLAFLSLCSLLRVGLRRLLCIDRLRHDSDEVRAGYTAQLNRSFRVLACFLAPCSLADAAYKVYWYWAAAPFRSPWWNAAACALEAASWVYRTAVFFMICVLFRVICYLQVLRMVGFAREFGRFADVAVVLEHHRRIRDQLRRISHRYRRFIIFCLVLVTASQFSALLATTRPHARINIATAGELALCSVSLVAGLLVCLHSAAKITHKTQAITSVAAAWHADATIHAFDNDLEDPDPALPAATGYLAPANAYRVAPGEESDGYGDDDDDDDNMSEGSIDDSKLVPFQVNNMCFQKRQALVNYLENNRAGITVYGFVVDRTWLHALFMIEFSLVMWLLGKTVGIS, encoded by the exons ATGGCGGACAACAggtcggcggcagcggcggcggtggggccgctgctgctgccgcggaagaagtcgtcgtcgggggCGGCGCAGTACACCCGGAGCGCGTCGCACGCGGGGGACGAGCTGCGCAGCTTCCGGGCCTGCCTCCGCTGGATGTGCATCGACCACACCGACGGGCCGCGCTCCGCGGGCTCCTGGGcggtcttcttcctcctcgccgtcgccgcgccggcCGCGGTCACCCTGGCCCTCCCGGCCTCGGCCCCGCCGCGGCCGCTGGACGGGCAGGTGCAGGTCTCGCTCACCCTGGCCGCCATGCTCGCCTTCCTCTCCCTCTGCTCGCTGCTCCGGGTCGGCCTCCGCCGCCTGCTCTGCATCGACCGCCTCCGGCACGACTCGGACGAGGTGCGCGCCGGGTACACCGCGCAGCTCAACCGCTCCTTCCGCGTCCTCGCCTGCTTCCTCGCGCCATGCTCCctcgccgacgccgcctacaaggTCTACTGGTACTGGGCCGCCGCGCCCTTCCGCTCGCCCTGGTGGAACGCCGCCGCATGCGCGCTCGAGGCCGCCTCATGGGTCTACCGCACCGCCGTCTTCTTCATGATCTGCGTGCTCTTCCGGGTCATCTGCTACCTGCAGGTGCTCCGCATGGTCGGCTTCGCGCGCGAGTTCGGCAGGTTCGCCGACGTCGCCGTCGTGCTGGAGCACCACCGACGGATCAGGGACCAGCTCCGCCGGATCAGCCACCGGTACCGCCGGTTCATCATCTTCTGCCTCGTGCTCGTCACCGCCAGCCAGTTCTCCGCCCTGCTCGCCACCACCAGGCCACATGCGCGGATCAATATCGCCACCGCCGGCGAGCTCGCG CTCTGCTCAGTGAGCCTCGTGGCGGGGCTGCTGGTCTGCCTCCACAGCGCGGCCAAGATCACGCACAAGACACAGGCCATCACGAGCGTGGCGGCGGCGTGGCACGCGGACGCCACCATCCACGCCTTCGAcaacgacctggaggaccccgaccccGCCCTGCCCGCCGCCACCGGCTACCTGGCGCCGGCCAACGCCTACCGGGTGGCCCCCGGCGAGGAGTCCGACGGCTACGGggacgacgacgatgacgacgacAACATGAGCGAGGGCTCCATCGACGACTCCAAGCTCGTGCCCTTCCAGgtcaacaacatgtgcttccagaAGAGGCAGGCACTGG TGAACTACCTGGAGAACAACCGGGCGGGCATCACGGTGTACGGCTTCGTGGTCGACCGGACATGGCTGCACGCGCTCTTCATGATCGAGTTCTCGCTCGTCATGTGGCTGCTGGGGAAGACGGTCGGTATATCTTGA